The Hemicordylus capensis ecotype Gifberg chromosome 13, rHemCap1.1.pri, whole genome shotgun sequence sequence tccagccgggctgttctagTGTAgtgagtgttagactaggaccagggagaccagacttcaaattccgcttcagccatggaactcactagctgactctgggccaatcccttctctctcagactagcccacctcacaggggtgctgtgaggagaaacataaccatgtacactgctctgggctcctgggaagaagagcaggatataaatgtaaacacaaTTTTTAAGGACAGAGACCTCCAAAACATAAGAATCGTCACCCAAGCCCTTTTGGCATACTGTTTACCTGAACCAaagacacagaggctgttctcacactgaGCCTGGCTCAGGCTGCACATGAGCACCACCAGGATGGGGGCCGGACCTGAGCCTGGTGAGCCACTGCCTCGGTTGGCagtgtgtgttcactggggcttatgggtctgtgctcccagcaacatgggATCAGTCATCACAGGGCGGGGAGGAGAGTTTAAcaagcctccccctccctctgcccctttgTGTGAACAACcggactgaatttaagacaaaccccTTAAAAATATAGGTTAAGTGCAGGCTATACTATATTtacccaaaggaagaggactctggatttaataCACTCCCCTGATTTCTACCATAACTTGGAAAAAACAAgcgtcttggattcaggtaaatacagtacttttcTTCACATAAACAAACAGTTTTTCCTCCATAAACAAGAGGGTGGGTTGCATTATGTAGGGAGCTTGAGGGTTCTGCTTCTTGGAGGAGGTACCAGTGAAAATGTTTCATGTGTATGAGAAGAGACACTAAAAGACGCTGGAAGTTCTGCAAGAGTAGGAGCTCTGCACTTTATTCAGTCTGTCTATCGAGATGATAACCTCTAGATCCAGAGCATTAGGAACCCACAACAGGCAGAAGGAGCGTAGCCACCAACACAACAGCCTCAGAGCCGAGTCCAGTTTGAAGCCAAGCTCCACATTTTACTTCCTACAACTCATCCACAAAAGGGGTATTTCCCAGGTCCCCGCTGGCAGCCATTGACTTCTTTCCACTGACAAACTTCTTCGCAGCCTGAAAAATATGCAGAAGATGACTGTGGATAAGTTGCTGGGATAGCAAGATAGATGTGCTTCATAATTTCAGCTTAAGTTTTCCAAATACTCAAAGTAGAATGAGTGCTTTTGGGGGGAACAAGTCTAGATTTGACAGAGAAGAGAGATGCAAACATTTTAAAGAACCTTAAGTATTTTTTGTGTATTACTAAGATAGACTTGCTCTGTGTATAGGAGGGGCAAATACAAAGACTATGGTTCCTTAGCTCAAAACTAGGGCAATTCcgagggtaacagaatcaggtgTGTTATTATTTCTATCCTATAGCCATAaggacagcatttttaaaaaattgtttttatattgtttttggaACTGTGtttaaaatggtgtgtgtttttaggtcttttaaaatttattgtacaccactcagagcctttggatggggtggtttataataaatgtaataaatagattttttaaaagcaaaatttcAAGTTGATATTCTATCTCCTACAATAAggccatatttattttttaaccaaaattttaattataatctatgaAATATGCAAAGTATGTCTGTAGAAGAATCAGGAATTTCTAgaaattctgattctgttaccaacAAGTTTTGCACAATTCATACACTATAGTATTCAAGGGtttagtaaaaataaaatataacctTATAGTAGgaaatgttctcttgccagttGGTATATAGAAGAtaaacttgaaaatttgcttatggctacggtcattgaaaaagtggtatcgTGCCCAATTCCATTACCCTTTTGAACTAAAGAACCACAGTCTTCCGATTTGGCTTGTTCCACAAAATACTGAAGGCTATTTAAAACATTTGCATCCCTCCTTGCTATCAACTCTAGACTTCCAAGGCAACTAGCAACAATAAATGTTACAATAAAGATAACCAAACAAGAACAACCCAGAAGCCAAGAACAGCAAACCATGTTCCCtctatccccccccgcccccccccccccacacacaatctgtgtgtagaatgagttttgttctgggcagcagtatcaaggcagtgtgtttgcatatgaatgcagAATGCGGCCTTCCtattcaacttgagtgggatctaaaattgactgagcagacaaaaaaaaaacttgtgcatgcacacacatgtacatgcctttgagggaacactggcaaACACTCCAGCCCCAAGAGTAGGATACCAGTTAAATGTTGTCAAAAGCATGGGAAAACACACACTTTTCTTTCGTGCCCAGCAACGCAGGCACTTGACCTGTATGAGCTAGGAAGGCCATTCGAAAGTCCGAAAGAAGCAGATCCATCTATTTTAGCAGTACCATAAAATGCACTCCTACATTTGAGGAACATAGatagctgctttatacagagtcagtcagctcagtattgtctacactgacaggcagcagctctccaaggtttcaggcaggagtctctcccaaccctactgagagatgctgccagggagtgaaccttctacatgcagatgcTACAGCCTTGTCTCCAACAATTTACAGcaacacaggaagatgccttctaccgagtcagacgcttgctccgtctagctcagtattgtttgcactgagTGGCAGTCAAtcctcaaggtttcaggaaaGCATTTCCCCCAGTCTAACTGGatttgccagggactgaacccgagaCCCCGGGCATACAAATCAGATACAGAGatagggctccatcccctaaggagaatatcttactgcGCTTATATGTAGTCACACaaccaaatacaaaccaaggcagacctcaagggggacaattcacactcacTATTACAGGACTGGCTCTCCTGCCCTGACTTTGTTTTCTAAACAAAATGCAATTCTGCTTAAGAGAGTTGCCGATGGCCTGTTACACTATGCAACCCACGGGGACATGACTCACATTAACAATGTCAGCAGTAGCCACAGAATCTATTTCTTCAACCACAGCAGTTGGCGATGTGTATTGCCCCAATGCCAGTGCCTGAGAGCCAAGATCGTCGAGTAAGCCCTCTGAAGACTCAACTGCCATCAAGAAAGTTGCCTTCAGCTGGTTTCTGACAAGAGTAGAGAGGAAAGGTGGTGAGTAGATCAACCTGCTCATGTGATGCAAGAACTATAAGTAAAGCCTGCTATAACCAACATACCTGGCATGCAAATGCAATCCTCTTCCAATGGAAAGTATGAGGATCTCTGTCAGCTAGAGTAAAACTAACCCCATGGAATGGACAATGGAAGACTGTAGTTGGCACAACTGAAATCCAGGTAGGAGGAGGgtgcccagccagggtagcaGAGCCAGGCGGGTTCCTGACTGGCTATCATGTGGATTCAGAGATCAGggtagggggaggagggagagtggtcAGGTGGGACGTGGGTCAGACAGATCTgattctctccccagcattttaccaagggtggggggaaagctgtcccacccagctccctcctcctaccttgactgGGAGCATGTCTGGCTGGCACTCCTCTGACCCGGATTTTCATCATGTGTTAGCCGACATCCGGGCTAAATTATTCATGAGTAGTTCCACTGAATTTGAACTACTCATGCATAGATGTCCGCCAATGAGAATGAAGTGCAGGATGCATATGGTATTAGCTATCTCCTTTTAACGTAATTTTAATGTATATTTTTTAATTCAGCCAAACTGCAGAAAGCTGGTTcctttaaaatggccaccagtaATACTGTAGGAAGACCATGCTCCAAGACTGGCAATGTGAAGGAAGTCAAGGGAAGACCCAGATTCACATATATGTTGGAGTGAAGTCCAAATGTCTGTAAACTGATTATAATCATGTATTGTATTCAATCATGTAATATTGTAGTAGATTAGCAGCTCATCTAAGAGTAAAGAGATTTTGGATACATACAAGTGTTCCATTGTTTTCCTTCAAAAATATTTCCAAGCGATTACTGGTAAGTACACACTGAATACTCCAAGAGCATCAGACCTGTTCTAGATTCAACAGGTTTTCCATTCAAGGGCAACTTGAATGTAATCGGGAATAGCAAAGTTACTGCAGAAAACTGTTTCAATACACACAACGGGTTACTTTAATCCTTCCCCAATATCAGGAATGTTTGCCAAAGAGAGAAAAACAGGGAAGACCAGAATACGTCTGGACTACCAGCAAGTCATAAgtgctgttctcacaaccaccccTCGGGGAGGAGGCGACTCCCACCCTGGCTTGGGAGCTGGGCACGCTGCTCCCAACTGGTGATaaggtcagaggcagggagcttggcCATGTGTCAAGGCCCAGCGGGCTCTGTCCAGCTTCCATCCCCAGCTCCGGAGCAAGGAAAACTCTTACCCAGCTGGGGCTCCACACACAAGCCCCCCACCTCCAACTTTGTTTTATGTTCACATTCAAGTATCAGGAGTGTGCAAATGTGTGAACCACCCTATAATCTTTTTCAGTTGAGTAGCTTGGGCAGGATTTtaaggtggcggcggcggccacttACTTGGCTCTCTTGACTTCTTCCTCAGTTATCCCACCCTGGGCAACGGCCTTCACTTGGTTCAAAGTAGCCTTGATTACCTAGAATAAAAAATAACCAGACATTTCTCTTCTTGTTGCAGTAACCAaaatccaccccacccactaATCTACTTATTTTGCAAGGATATCTAATATTTTAATAAATCCTGCGGAGGTCAGTGGAGGCTTGCTCCCAAATAACTTCTCATTTGAGAGCCAGCAATATTAAAAGTCAACCCCAATATCTCTTGCAGAACAAAGTGCTGTAAAACCCACTTAAAGATGGGCAGGAACGGAGTTTGCGGAAGAGACCCCCACAACTGTAGAGCCAACAAAAGGGTCCTGTCTCTGGTACCTGCCAACAGGACCAgagttaatctgtgaagccgatTTTAAGGCTCCCTTAGATTCAAGAGGGCATAGGTGTTCCTGAAGAGATTGCTACTACGAATATATCGTATCCCGTTTTCAACACCAGTTCTCAAAGCAAACATGAAGGTAGACATCAGCCATAACCACTGGGGTGAGCGCACTGTGCTGGGGTTcgatagggacagctgctctccccctgctgaaacgggagagaagcaccacttttaaaaggtgcctctgatcAGTCAGCAGGGGTATTACTAAAAGCCTGTTTTGTTAACAAGTCTTCCCATAAAGCAAAACACTTCCTGCAGAAACAAGACCGCTTCTTTTCTAAATCATAGCAAACCATTTAATTCTCATCTAAACTTACTGAGTGAATATATTTCCTGCTACTTGCTTGACTAGAGTACATCCGAGGATCAGCTTACCTCTCCAGCAGCTGAAGCCTGGGATACAGTATAAATGCCAAAGAGTCCAGAATCAGCGTAATTGACATTAAATGCAGCCGCCTGCACAAGAAGGACGGAGGGATTTTTTGTTAGCATATTCCAACACCACACAGGGTTCTGTTTTCCATTTCTAAGAGCAGATTTTTGCTGCTTTTGCTTGCTGCAGATCAGGGGTAGGTAATGTTGGCTtgccagctgtttctgaactacaactcccattacgtCCAgtcacaattcattgtggctggggatgatgggagataatagttcagaaacagctggagagccaagggggCCTAGCCCTGCTGTAGGCCCCGATTCGGACTTCCGGGCAGAAGCTAAGAGGACAGCAGCTCCCTGAGCAATGGCCAGAGCGCCATTTGTGCCCAGGAATTGTGCCACATGTTTGTCAAGAGCTCAGAGACCCCTGCCCTTCCCAAGACAGAAGGGCTTTTTGTTAGGGTCCTTGTTGACAGCAGGCCGAGTACTTACATCAAAAGGCAAGGGAGAGGCCTTCGCAGCACCCTGGATGAGCTTACTGGTAACGCTGCTTCCTCTTTTAATAAGTGGACCAGCTCCCAGGACATGCTGGAGGATGCTCAGGGCATTGGCTTCGGCACTTCCCATGGCAGCGCCTTCTGCTACCACAGCAGCATGGACcaggctgtggccattttgttctcgGACTTCACCTAACAAAAGGCAAGAAGTCAGGACCAAGTGCAGCAGCCAGCCTTATGAGGAAGCACACAAGTTCAGAACCTTCAACGTCCATCCTAGGAACTCCAGGGTTCtctggggcagctggaaagccaagacGGTGGGCCGTGTTGCCTGTAAGAGGGACTCCTAGGTGCAGACGGCAACTCCGGTCATCCTCACACACCCCCCCAATTCAGCAACATTGCTATGCAGTATCAAGCAAGACCATTCAAAGAGAGCAGATTTACCTCCACGATACTTGGCCTTCTCACCAGCCGAGCCAGACCCGCTTCGGATATTTAGGAACTGCTCCCCAACTTGTTTTAGGTCTGAGTGACTGACACCTGTAAGGCAGGGTCTGCGTTACAACAACCCGGATTTTATGACAaggagtgttgttttttaaaaactataataTAATATGTCCATGAGGCACAGAAGTTTACGTACCTAACCCCACCAGAGCCATTCTTGCACTTGTGAAGTTGTTCTGAACAAACTGGTGCAGCTGTGGTGAAAGAGGGACATTTTCCATTTCTGCCAGATAACTAAGCTGGCTCAAGCATGCAGGTGGTTCGTGCTAGCATTCGTACCACTGCCCAATATTTTCAGAAGAAGATGCAATGGCCAAGTTAGTGTTAGGACCGTGTCCCAAGTCTCTGATTTCATTCACTAATGCCAAGTTGCACCCAAATGTGCAAAACCACGGCTTGCACTTGCCCTGCAGCCAGCATCAAATCTTGGTTTGACAGCCTGATTTGCAGGACAAGCACCCAACAGGATAGTACACATGTTCATAGTGACCTCATCACACAGGTGTCCAtttcacatgcatggcagcctacAAAGTGGCCACCGCAACTACACAAAGGCTTGGAACAGGCCgaaaaccacccaaactgggccatcATGATActggggaggccagcggggagagggggaacctacGGACACACACACGCACCGTGGCCACAGGAGCATCCCAGGAGGCAGTgagtttgttaaaaaaaaatttacaccCTCAAACCGGCCCGAATTTGAACCTAACTGGGAGATGTTCAggagtgcacaaaactgaacatgcccagtccggttCAGACGCGAACCGagtgaactggttttgtgcacgccCCTAATTCACAGCCCCCGAAATAGAATAAGTGGCTTCTCCTACCCCAATTATGATCATGTGGATTACACTGAAGGTTTTCATTTTATCTGCTTAGTTAAGCACCAGAAGGATTTTTGATAAAACCCTTCATGATCTCGATTGCAAAATCAAGAAGTAggggaggccatctgagcatgtagagggagggggaaagcatgAGAGCCCAAGGAATGGTTTAGCCATGAACCTTGAACTGGCCCTCTGCCAACAGTGGGCACCTTAAAGCACAGCTAGCGCTTCCGTGTGGCTGAAGACGGCAGGGtaaaagcaacagcagcaagctGTTGACCACCACCCATCTCCTCATTGAGAAATCCCTGATCAGATTTCCAAGACACCCCACGATTGCCTAAAAGATTAACCTGAGCTCATTTAGAGGAAGGGCTGGAGAGGAAACGTAGCCAATAAAAAGATGTTTCTGAGCCCTTCTTCACTGGCTGCCCTCCCGCCATGCCTCAGAAAAACCGCTATCACCACAATAGAAAGTGC is a genomic window containing:
- the LOC128336539 gene encoding cytochrome b-c1 complex subunit 2, mitochondrial, whose amino-acid sequence is MRPVVPLAARCCRLSKRFYSLKTAPKAGGSSAAAERRKIQLHPQDLEIAKLPNGLVIASLENYSPTSRIGVFIKAGSRYETTANLGTAHLLRLASNLTTKGASAFKITRGIEAVGGSLSVTSTRENVVYSVECLRDYIDTVMEYLINVTTAPEFRRWEVEDLQPRLSIDKAIAFLNPQVALLENLHAAAYRNALSNSLYCPDYMVGNLTSEQLHQFVQNNFTSARMALVGLGVSHSDLKQVGEQFLNIRSGSGSAGEKAKYRGGEVREQNGHSLVHAAVVAEGAAMGSAEANALSILQHVLGAGPLIKRGSSVTSKLIQGAAKASPLPFDAAAFNVNYADSGLFGIYTVSQASAAGEVIKATLNQVKAVAQGGITEEEVKRAKNQLKATFLMAVESSEGLLDDLGSQALALGQYTSPTAVVEEIDSVATADIVNAAKKFVSGKKSMAASGDLGNTPFVDEL